The Actinocatenispora sera genome has a window encoding:
- a CDS encoding ArsR/SmtB family transcription factor produces MPLRIRFGVDDLARCRFALSPLCETHEAVRTLRRAGRHAYHLPWLRRTRAAARGLDLTELSLLMPDAGYTPDFLGPPPATPYTTVASFADELDRLAATDPELARTELRRSLDTSPGAADSVAGRRLLADPAAAIRRLAAVTEQAWRALVAPDWPRIRTVLEADIAHRARKLAVGGLQALFADLHPRLRFVDDTLSVLTADGTPRRQELAGRGLLLMPSVFCWPEPISGFAPPWQPTVIYPARGIDGLWRPGPTTSASLARLLGANRAAILAALTEPATTTALAARLRLAVSSVSAHLAVLRDAGLVTAHRTGRHVCYERTAVGAILTTDPH; encoded by the coding sequence GTGCCGTTGCGGATCCGGTTCGGGGTGGACGACCTGGCGCGGTGCCGGTTCGCGCTCTCACCGCTGTGCGAGACGCACGAGGCGGTCCGGACGCTGCGCCGCGCCGGGCGGCACGCCTACCACCTGCCGTGGTTGCGGCGGACCCGGGCCGCGGCGCGCGGCCTGGACCTCACCGAGCTGTCGCTGCTGATGCCGGATGCCGGCTACACGCCGGACTTCCTCGGCCCGCCGCCGGCGACGCCGTACACGACGGTGGCTTCCTTCGCGGACGAACTCGACCGGCTGGCCGCCACCGACCCGGAGCTGGCGCGTACCGAGCTGCGGCGATCGCTCGACACCTCGCCGGGCGCCGCCGACTCGGTCGCGGGGCGCCGGCTGCTGGCCGACCCCGCCGCCGCGATCCGCCGGCTCGCCGCCGTCACCGAGCAGGCGTGGCGGGCGCTGGTCGCCCCGGACTGGCCCCGGATCCGTACCGTGCTGGAGGCCGACATCGCTCACCGGGCACGCAAGCTGGCGGTCGGTGGGCTACAGGCGCTGTTCGCCGACCTGCATCCGCGGCTGCGGTTCGTCGACGACACGCTGAGCGTACTGACCGCCGACGGCACGCCGCGCCGCCAGGAACTCGCCGGCCGTGGCCTGCTGCTGATGCCCAGCGTGTTCTGCTGGCCGGAGCCGATCAGCGGCTTCGCGCCGCCGTGGCAGCCGACCGTGATCTACCCGGCCCGCGGCATCGACGGGCTGTGGCGGCCCGGGCCGACCACGTCGGCGTCGCTGGCCCGCCTGCTCGGCGCGAACCGCGCCGCGATCCTCGCCGCTCTGACCGAACCGGCCACCACCACGGCGCTCGCCGCGCGGCTGCGCCTGGCCGTCTCGTCGGTCTCGGCGCATCTCGCGGTACTGCGCGACGCCGGCCTGGTCACCGCGCACCGCACCGGCCGCCACGTCTGCTACGAGCGCACCGCCGTCGGCGCCATCCTCACCACCGACCCGCACTGA
- a CDS encoding class I SAM-dependent methyltransferase, with protein MDWVRDFYSTTGRWWAPAMAGIGQRERRRAALVDRVCGAGPYRVLELGAGFGNTAAALAEHGHDVTAVEISDRAEQAQRYVGPRLQVVQEDFYAVELPGGYDAVCYFNGFGIGTDTDQRRLLRRIATEWLRPGGSALIDVMNPFVWARWAGDREHQDADPANGYAYTVDERTDFDPVRSRYTDTWWETDRPDEAITQVGRCYSPADLVLLLETTGLRLDQLWVDGEPLELTADHAGNATLLHRAHEYLAVLRHAGSATSR; from the coding sequence ATGGACTGGGTAAGGGACTTCTACTCGACAACCGGCCGGTGGTGGGCGCCCGCGATGGCCGGCATCGGCCAGCGTGAGCGCCGTCGCGCCGCGCTGGTGGACCGCGTCTGCGGGGCCGGGCCGTACCGGGTTCTCGAACTCGGCGCCGGCTTCGGCAACACGGCCGCCGCGCTCGCCGAACACGGGCACGACGTGACCGCGGTGGAGATCAGCGACCGGGCCGAGCAGGCGCAGCGGTACGTGGGTCCGCGGCTGCAGGTGGTGCAGGAGGACTTCTACGCCGTCGAGCTGCCCGGCGGGTACGACGCGGTGTGCTACTTCAACGGTTTCGGCATCGGGACCGACACCGACCAGCGCCGGCTGCTGCGGCGCATCGCCACCGAGTGGCTGCGGCCGGGTGGCAGCGCGCTGATCGACGTGATGAACCCGTTCGTGTGGGCGCGGTGGGCCGGCGACCGGGAACACCAGGACGCCGACCCGGCCAACGGCTACGCGTACACGGTGGACGAGCGCACCGACTTCGACCCGGTGCGCAGCCGCTACACCGACACCTGGTGGGAGACCGACCGGCCGGACGAGGCGATCACCCAGGTCGGCCGGTGCTACAGCCCGGCCGACCTGGTGCTGCTGCTGGAGACCACCGGGCTGCGCCTCGACCAGCTGTGGGTCGACGGCGAGCCGCTGGAGCTCACCGCCGACCACGCCGGGAACGCCACGCTGCTGCACCGCGCGCACGAGTATCTCGCGGTGCTGCGGCACGCCGGGTCGGCGACGTCCCGGTAA
- a CDS encoding PAC2 family protein, whose amino-acid sequence MTEFDGLPVLRSPVLIASFEGWNDAADAATAVVDHLRTAWQARPIDQIDPESYYDFQVTRPTVTMSESGPDVIEWPTSRFYLCHLPEAEHDVVLLRGIEPNMRWKSFCDDILDVCHRLEIDQVVLLGALLADVPFSQPLPITGSTQDPDLMRRLSLAPTKYEGPTGVVGVLHEAAEHAELDVISFWAHVPHYVSQPPCPKATLALLHRVEEVLDLPVPTGNLEADAADWEEQVRELVASDSEIAEYVQSLEQRDDEPGLEPLSGDEIAKEFEKYLRRRGGGPAAR is encoded by the coding sequence GTGACCGAGTTCGACGGACTTCCCGTGCTGCGCTCCCCCGTGTTGATCGCCTCGTTCGAGGGCTGGAACGATGCCGCCGACGCCGCGACCGCGGTGGTGGACCACCTGCGTACCGCGTGGCAGGCGCGGCCGATCGACCAGATCGACCCGGAGAGCTACTACGACTTCCAGGTCACCCGGCCGACCGTGACGATGTCCGAATCCGGCCCGGACGTGATCGAGTGGCCGACCAGCCGGTTCTACCTGTGCCACCTGCCCGAGGCCGAGCACGACGTGGTGCTGCTGCGCGGCATCGAACCCAACATGCGGTGGAAGAGCTTCTGCGACGACATCCTCGACGTGTGCCACCGGCTGGAGATCGACCAGGTGGTGCTGCTCGGCGCGCTGCTCGCCGACGTGCCGTTCAGCCAGCCGCTGCCGATCACCGGCAGCACCCAGGACCCCGACCTGATGCGCCGGCTCTCGCTCGCCCCCACCAAGTACGAGGGGCCGACCGGCGTGGTCGGTGTCCTGCACGAGGCGGCCGAGCACGCCGAGCTGGACGTGATCTCGTTCTGGGCGCACGTGCCGCACTACGTCAGCCAGCCGCCCTGCCCGAAGGCAACCCTCGCGCTGCTGCACCGGGTCGAGGAGGTGCTCGACCTGCCGGTGCCGACCGGCAATCTGGAGGCCGACGCCGCCGACTGGGAGGAGCAGGTGCGCGAGCTGGTCGCCTCCGACTCCGAGATCGCCGAGTACGTGCAGTCGCTGGAGCAGCGCGACGACGAGCCCGGGCTGGAGCCGCTGTCCGGCGACGAGATCGCCAAGGAGTTCGAGAAGTACCTGCGGCGCCGCGGCGGCGGCCCCGCCGCCCGCTGA
- a CDS encoding 3-keto-5-aminohexanoate cleavage protein yields MLQVCLNGAHNRDECPALPITPAERARAARGAVAAGARVVVADPGAQRFRTRTGRLPVLRIPAEVTDTDPDSAAGTAVRLLDEIAGSRFPVLPGEDGGAWPVLRLALRRGLDTRIGLEDTLRLPDGSIAADNAALVRVAVATG; encoded by the coding sequence ATGCTCCAGGTCTGCCTGAACGGCGCCCACAACCGGGACGAGTGCCCGGCGCTGCCGATCACTCCGGCCGAGCGGGCACGCGCGGCGCGCGGGGCGGTCGCCGCCGGCGCCCGGGTTGTGGTCGCAGACCCCGGCGCGCAACGGTTCCGCACCCGGACGGGGCGGCTGCCGGTGCTGCGGATCCCCGCCGAGGTCACCGACACCGACCCGGACAGCGCCGCGGGCACCGCGGTACGGCTGCTCGACGAGATCGCTGGCTCGCGCTTCCCGGTGCTGCCCGGCGAGGACGGTGGGGCCTGGCCGGTGCTGCGGCTGGCACTCCGCCGGGGCCTCGACACCCGCATCGGCCTGGAGGACACCCTGCGACTGCCCGACGGCTCGATCGCGGCCGACAACGCCGCGCTGGTGCGCGTCGCCGTCGCGACCGGTTGA
- a CDS encoding NAD-dependent epimerase/dehydratase family protein produces the protein MTSSSTHVVLGGNGIVGRETVRALLDRGLDAASVGRRPASVDGVRNIRADLLDAGAVKRAVAGADVAYLTAGLPYSARIWGEQWPVIVRNAIAAALAHDTHLVYFDNVYAYGRVDGPMTEQTPIRPTSRKGRVRAGAIDLLDRAAAEQGLVRTVARSADFYGPGATTSVFNTYAVDRIVAGRAGSWLFDGDQPHSMTYTPDIGAALAILGTQPAARGRTWHLPTAPALTGRRYLELAGGSGRIMGTGTIRLGALVNSGARETLEMAYQYTAPYLFDSTAFETTFALAPTPSVDGIAASLDAARAARPAR, from the coding sequence ATGACCAGTAGCAGTACCCACGTCGTCCTCGGCGGCAACGGCATCGTCGGCCGCGAGACCGTCCGCGCGTTGCTCGACCGAGGGCTGGACGCCGCGTCCGTCGGCCGCCGGCCCGCCAGCGTCGACGGCGTACGGAACATCCGCGCCGACCTGCTCGACGCCGGCGCCGTCAAGCGTGCCGTCGCGGGCGCCGACGTCGCCTACCTCACCGCCGGGCTGCCCTACTCCGCGCGGATCTGGGGCGAGCAGTGGCCGGTCATCGTGCGCAATGCGATCGCCGCGGCACTCGCACACGACACCCACCTGGTGTACTTCGACAACGTCTACGCCTACGGCCGGGTCGACGGCCCGATGACCGAGCAGACCCCGATCCGCCCCACCAGCCGCAAGGGTCGGGTACGGGCCGGCGCGATCGACCTGCTCGACCGGGCCGCGGCCGAGCAGGGGCTGGTGCGCACCGTCGCACGCAGCGCCGACTTCTACGGGCCCGGCGCGACCACCAGCGTGTTCAACACCTACGCGGTGGACCGGATCGTCGCGGGCAGGGCCGGCAGTTGGCTGTTCGACGGCGACCAGCCGCACTCGATGACCTACACCCCCGACATCGGTGCCGCGCTCGCCATCCTCGGTACGCAGCCCGCGGCCCGCGGACGGACCTGGCACCTGCCGACCGCGCCCGCGCTCACCGGCCGCCGGTACCTGGAGCTGGCCGGCGGGTCCGGCCGGATCATGGGCACCGGCACCATCCGGCTCGGCGCGCTGGTCAACAGCGGCGCCCGGGAGACGCTGGAGATGGCCTACCAGTACACCGCGCCGTACCTGTTCGACTCGACCGCGTTCGAGACGACGTTCGCGCTGGCACCGACCCCGTCGGTAGACGGCATCGCCGCCTCGCTCGACGCCGCCCGTGCCGCCCGGCCGGCCCGGTAG
- a CDS encoding type II toxin-antitoxin system RelE/ParE family toxin: MSAGGEWEIYVVNEVREWLDARQHDVRLRVAAAIDLLAEHGPGLGRPAVDTLQASCLPNLKELRAGSIRVLFVFDPWRSIILLVAGDKAGQWTTWYRESIPLAEFRYDRYLYERRQEEGDVDE; encoded by the coding sequence ATGTCCGCTGGCGGAGAATGGGAAATCTATGTCGTCAACGAGGTCCGCGAGTGGCTCGACGCACGCCAGCACGACGTTCGTCTTCGGGTGGCCGCAGCGATCGATCTACTGGCCGAGCATGGGCCGGGCCTGGGCAGACCGGCCGTCGATACGCTGCAGGCGTCGTGTTTACCCAACCTGAAGGAGCTGCGGGCCGGAAGCATCCGCGTGCTGTTCGTGTTCGATCCGTGGCGGTCGATCATTCTCCTGGTCGCCGGGGACAAAGCCGGACAATGGACCACCTGGTACCGCGAGTCGATTCCCTTGGCGGAGTTTCGGTACGACAGATACCTGTACGAACGCAGGCAGGAAGAGGGTGACGTCGATGAGTAG
- a CDS encoding helix-turn-helix domain-containing protein: protein MSSQVRWSDLRDEYVEQAGGEAAFRSEKEQVLAELIGSRLAEIRRQRGLTQQQVADRMGVTKGRISQIERGKISGQDVVARFAVALGGQLHQAIYFDDGNIAAIA from the coding sequence ATGAGTAGCCAGGTTCGGTGGAGCGACCTACGCGACGAGTACGTCGAGCAGGCCGGTGGCGAAGCGGCGTTCCGGTCGGAGAAGGAGCAGGTTCTCGCCGAACTCATCGGGTCGCGCCTCGCGGAGATCCGACGGCAGCGGGGCCTCACCCAGCAGCAGGTCGCCGACCGGATGGGGGTGACCAAGGGCAGAATCTCGCAGATCGAGCGGGGCAAGATCTCCGGACAGGACGTCGTCGCGAGGTTCGCCGTTGCGCTGGGTGGTCAGCTTCACCAGGCGATCTACTTCGACGATGGAAACATCGCCGCGATCGCCTGA
- the metH gene encoding methionine synthase, translating into MLDIVRDRVLLADGGMGTMLQAADPTLDDFQGHEGCNEILNVTRPEVVRGIHDAYFAAGSDCVETNTFGANFGNLGEYGIVERTTELAEAGARLAREVADGWSSPDRPRFVLGSMGPGTKLPTLGHAPFATLRDSYQQAAAGLITGGADALIVETCQDLLQAKSAVIGAKRAMAAAGVTVPLICHVTVETTGTMLVGSEIGAALTALEPLGVDFIGLNCATGPAEMAEHLRYLSQHARVRLSVMPNAGLPELTPDGARYPLTPDELAAALDEFVSDYGASLVGGCCGTTPEHIARVAERVAGTTPASRTPSTEPGVSSMYHHVPFRQDAGVLMIAERTNANGSKVFRDKMLAGDFAGCVEIARDQARSGSHLLDLCIDYVGRDGSVDMREIAGRFATASTLPIMLDSTEPAVIEAGLETLGGRCVVNSVNYEDGDGPESRFARAMPIIREHGAAVVALTIDEEGQARTAEWKERVAVRMIEDLTGNWGLSTADILVDCLTFPVSTGQEETRRDALETIEAIRRIHARYPEVNFTLGVSNVSFGLNPAARQVLNSVFLHECVQAGLSSAIVHASKILPMSKIPDDQREVALDLVYDRRREGYDPLQKLIEMFEGVDAASARASRAEELAALPLVERLKRRIIDGERNGLDDDLAAALAEGYRALDIVNDILLDGMKVVGDLFGSGQMQLPFVLQSAEVMKAAVAYLEPHMEATDEAGKGTIVLATVKGDVHDIGKNLVDIILSNNGYTVVNIGIKQPIAAILEAAEQHQADVIGMSGLLVKSTVVMKDNLAEMMARGLHSRWPVMLGGAALTRAYVEDDLRGQFEGDVHYAKDAFEGLSLMDKVMAARRGGAPVIDPEREAQLAKRRERRARQQSMVADTAPDLYDASVRSDVATDVDVPRPPFFGTRVAKGIPLNDYAAMLDERATFLGQWGLKPTRGGDGPSYEELAESEGRPRLRYWLERLATDKLIEAAVVYGYFPCYSEGNDLVVLDENGHSERARFTLPRQRRDRRLCIADFFRPKESGELDVVAFQLVTVGPAISDYTAKLFADNAYRDYLEVHGLSVQLAEALAEYWHRRIRTELVLPGGTTVADSDPGDLAGMLKTEFRGCRYAFGYSACPDLEERAKVVSLLDPDRINVSLSEEYQLSPEQSTDALVVHHPEASYFNAR; encoded by the coding sequence CTGTTGGACATCGTCCGTGACCGGGTGCTGCTCGCCGACGGCGGGATGGGCACCATGCTGCAGGCCGCCGACCCCACCTTGGACGACTTCCAGGGCCACGAGGGCTGCAACGAGATCCTCAACGTGACCAGGCCCGAGGTGGTGCGCGGCATCCACGACGCGTACTTCGCGGCCGGTTCCGACTGCGTCGAGACGAACACGTTCGGCGCGAACTTCGGCAACCTGGGCGAGTACGGCATCGTCGAGCGCACCACGGAGCTCGCCGAGGCCGGCGCCCGGCTGGCGCGCGAGGTCGCCGACGGCTGGTCCAGTCCGGACCGGCCGCGGTTCGTGCTCGGCTCGATGGGGCCCGGCACGAAGCTGCCCACGCTCGGCCACGCGCCGTTCGCCACCCTGCGCGACTCGTACCAGCAGGCCGCGGCCGGCCTGATCACCGGCGGCGCCGACGCGCTGATCGTGGAGACCTGCCAGGACCTGCTGCAGGCCAAGTCCGCGGTGATCGGGGCCAAGCGGGCGATGGCCGCGGCCGGTGTCACGGTGCCGCTGATCTGCCACGTCACGGTCGAGACGACCGGAACCATGCTGGTCGGCAGCGAGATCGGCGCGGCGCTGACCGCGCTGGAGCCGCTGGGCGTCGACTTCATCGGCCTCAACTGCGCGACCGGCCCGGCCGAGATGGCCGAGCACCTGCGCTACCTGTCCCAGCACGCCCGGGTGCGGCTGTCGGTGATGCCCAACGCCGGCCTGCCGGAGCTGACCCCGGACGGCGCCCGCTACCCGCTGACCCCGGACGAGCTGGCCGCCGCGCTGGACGAGTTCGTGTCCGACTACGGTGCGTCGCTGGTCGGCGGCTGCTGCGGCACCACGCCGGAGCACATCGCCCGGGTGGCCGAGCGGGTCGCCGGCACGACCCCGGCTTCGCGGACGCCGAGCACCGAGCCCGGCGTGTCCTCGATGTACCACCACGTGCCGTTCCGGCAGGACGCCGGCGTGCTGATGATCGCCGAGCGCACCAACGCCAACGGCTCGAAGGTGTTCCGGGACAAGATGCTCGCCGGCGACTTCGCCGGCTGCGTGGAGATCGCCCGGGACCAGGCCCGGTCCGGTTCGCACCTGCTCGACCTGTGCATCGACTACGTCGGCCGGGACGGCAGCGTGGACATGCGCGAGATCGCCGGCCGGTTCGCCACCGCGAGCACGCTGCCGATCATGCTCGACTCGACCGAGCCGGCGGTGATCGAGGCCGGCCTGGAGACGCTCGGCGGCCGGTGCGTGGTCAACTCGGTCAACTACGAGGACGGCGACGGGCCGGAGTCCCGGTTCGCCCGCGCCATGCCGATCATCCGCGAGCACGGCGCCGCGGTCGTCGCGCTGACCATCGACGAGGAGGGCCAGGCGCGGACCGCGGAGTGGAAGGAACGCGTCGCGGTCCGCATGATCGAGGACCTGACCGGCAACTGGGGCCTGTCCACCGCCGACATCCTGGTCGACTGCCTGACCTTCCCGGTGTCCACCGGGCAGGAGGAGACCCGGCGCGACGCGCTGGAGACGATCGAGGCGATCCGGCGCATCCACGCCCGGTACCCGGAGGTCAACTTCACCCTCGGCGTGTCGAACGTGTCGTTCGGCCTGAACCCGGCGGCCCGGCAGGTGCTCAATTCGGTGTTCCTGCACGAGTGCGTGCAGGCCGGGTTGTCCTCGGCGATCGTGCACGCGAGCAAGATCCTGCCGATGTCGAAGATCCCGGACGACCAGCGCGAGGTCGCCCTCGACCTGGTGTACGACCGGCGCCGGGAGGGCTACGACCCGCTGCAGAAGCTGATCGAGATGTTCGAGGGCGTCGACGCGGCGTCCGCGCGGGCCAGCCGGGCGGAGGAGCTCGCCGCGTTGCCGCTGGTCGAACGGCTCAAGCGGCGCATCATCGACGGCGAGCGCAACGGCCTGGACGACGATCTCGCCGCGGCGCTGGCCGAGGGGTACAGGGCGCTCGACATCGTCAACGACATCCTGCTGGACGGCATGAAGGTGGTCGGTGACCTGTTCGGGTCCGGCCAGATGCAGCTGCCGTTCGTGCTCCAGTCGGCCGAGGTGATGAAGGCCGCGGTGGCCTACCTGGAGCCGCACATGGAGGCCACCGACGAGGCCGGCAAGGGCACGATCGTGCTGGCCACGGTCAAGGGCGACGTGCACGACATCGGCAAGAACCTGGTCGACATCATCCTGTCCAACAACGGGTACACGGTCGTCAACATCGGCATCAAGCAGCCGATCGCGGCGATCCTGGAGGCGGCCGAGCAGCACCAGGCCGACGTCATCGGCATGTCCGGCCTGCTGGTCAAGTCGACCGTGGTGATGAAGGACAACCTGGCCGAGATGATGGCCCGCGGGCTGCACTCGCGCTGGCCGGTGATGCTCGGCGGCGCCGCGCTGACCCGGGCGTACGTGGAGGACGACCTGCGCGGCCAGTTCGAGGGCGACGTGCACTACGCCAAGGACGCGTTCGAGGGCCTGTCGCTGATGGACAAGGTGATGGCGGCCCGCCGCGGCGGCGCACCGGTCATCGACCCGGAGCGCGAGGCGCAGCTGGCGAAGCGGCGCGAGCGCCGGGCCCGGCAGCAGTCCATGGTCGCCGACACCGCCCCCGACCTGTACGACGCGTCGGTGCGCTCGGACGTCGCGACCGACGTGGACGTGCCCCGGCCGCCGTTCTTCGGGACCAGGGTGGCCAAGGGCATCCCGCTCAACGACTACGCGGCGATGCTCGACGAGCGGGCCACCTTCCTCGGCCAGTGGGGGCTCAAGCCCACCCGTGGCGGTGACGGCCCGTCGTACGAGGAGCTGGCCGAGTCCGAGGGCCGGCCCCGGCTGCGGTACTGGCTGGAGCGGCTCGCCACCGACAAGCTCATCGAGGCGGCCGTGGTGTACGGGTACTTCCCGTGCTACTCGGAGGGCAACGACCTCGTCGTGCTGGACGAGAACGGGCACTCCGAGCGGGCCCGGTTCACCCTGCCGCGGCAGCGTCGGGACCGCCGGCTGTGCATCGCCGACTTCTTCCGCCCGAAGGAGTCCGGCGAGCTCGATGTGGTGGCGTTCCAGCTGGTCACGGTGGGCCCGGCGATCAGCGACTACACCGCGAAGCTGTTCGCCGACAACGCCTACCGCGACTACCTGGAGGTGCACGGGCTGTCGGTGCAGCTGGCCGAGGCGCTCGCGGAGTACTGGCACCGCCGGATCCGCACCGAGCTGGTGCTGCCCGGCGGCACCACCGTCGCCGACTCCGACCCGGGCGATCTCGCCGGCATGCTGAAGACCGAGTTCCGCGGCTGCCGGTACGCGTTCGGCTACTCGGCCTGCCCGGATCTGGAGGAGCGGGCGAAGGTGGTCTCGCTGCTCGACCCGGACCGGATCAACGTCTCGCTGTCGGAGGAGTACCAGCTCAGCCCGGAGCAGTCGACCGACGCGCTGGTCGTCCACCACCCCGAGGCGAGCTACTTCAACGCCCGCTGA
- a CDS encoding VOC family protein: MDGRLDGSGPRESRHDYWGVVLDAPDGPALARFYADLLGWQLASSGPEFATVGPPDGVAYLACQSSPEYRPPVWPPAGDAQQMMLHLDFEVSDLPVAVAAAGRLGARLAEFQPQESVRVLLDPAGHPFCLYVDG; this comes from the coding sequence ATGGACGGACGCCTCGACGGAAGCGGCCCGCGAGAGAGCCGGCACGACTACTGGGGCGTCGTGCTCGACGCACCGGACGGCCCGGCGCTGGCCCGCTTCTACGCCGATCTGCTCGGCTGGCAGCTCGCCTCGAGTGGGCCGGAGTTCGCGACGGTCGGCCCGCCGGACGGCGTCGCCTACCTGGCCTGCCAGAGCTCACCGGAGTACCGCCCGCCGGTGTGGCCGCCCGCCGGGGACGCCCAGCAGATGATGCTGCATCTCGACTTCGAGGTGTCCGATCTGCCCGTCGCGGTCGCGGCGGCGGGGCGGCTGGGTGCCCGGCTCGCCGAGTTCCAGCCGCAGGAGTCGGTGCGCGTGCTGCTCGACCCGGCCGGCCACCCCTTCTGCCTGTACGTGGACGGGTGA
- a CDS encoding HAD family hydrolase, translating to MLFDMDGTLVDSEKVWTIALYELAGKLGGRLSDRARADMVGTNMSRSMVILHEDLGLPLDDTTASVAWLEDRMGELFAEGLVWKPGARDLLAAVRAAGVPAALVTATRRRLVEKALDTIGRDFFTAVVCGDDIAETKPDPAPYRHAAQLLGADPAHCVAIEDSPTGLASARGAGCVVLGVPSEVDLSGIAGVTLVGSLVDVDVDYLRRLAATR from the coding sequence GTGCTGTTCGACATGGACGGCACCCTCGTCGACAGCGAGAAGGTGTGGACCATCGCCCTGTACGAGCTGGCCGGCAAGCTCGGCGGCCGGCTCTCCGACCGGGCCCGCGCCGACATGGTCGGTACCAACATGAGCCGGTCGATGGTGATCCTGCACGAGGATCTCGGCCTGCCGCTGGACGACACCACCGCCAGCGTCGCCTGGCTGGAGGACCGGATGGGCGAACTGTTCGCGGAGGGCCTGGTCTGGAAGCCGGGCGCCCGCGACCTGCTCGCCGCGGTCCGGGCCGCCGGTGTACCGGCGGCGCTGGTCACCGCGACCCGCCGCCGCCTGGTGGAGAAGGCGCTCGACACGATCGGCCGCGACTTCTTCACCGCGGTGGTCTGCGGCGACGACATCGCCGAGACCAAGCCGGACCCGGCGCCGTACCGGCACGCCGCGCAGCTGCTCGGAGCCGACCCCGCGCACTGCGTGGCGATCGAGGACTCGCCGACCGGCCTGGCGAGCGCCCGCGGCGCCGGCTGCGTGGTCCTCGGCGTACCCAGCGAGGTGGACCTGTCCGGCATCGCCGGCGTCACCCTGGTCGGCAGCCTGGTCGACGTGGACGTCGACTACCTGCGCCGCCTCGCCGCCACCCGCTGA
- a CDS encoding GntR family transcriptional regulator — protein MTINPGTAEAPSRQIAEHLRAAIRSGSLQPGDRLPSIPSLSASYGVARQTVQRAFDQLRVEGLVLTKPGSGTFVRGSRRQMHRLSRSRYGRARGYHRDMPVRYRQRVISAGTEACPDDVARAFGVEVGTPLVLRRHVLYLGDQPAEVGASWLRPADVAGSGLDTLDAPRGPLYLAVEEATGRRYTKASDHITARQPSRTEAELLQIRPDTPVLALLHVARDERGEVLEVSQATWPGPGTMLVDEYPVPQGPERPDPREDDGGFDIVLA, from the coding sequence GTGACGATCAACCCCGGTACGGCGGAGGCACCCAGCCGGCAGATCGCCGAACACCTGCGGGCGGCGATCCGGTCCGGTTCGCTGCAGCCCGGCGACCGGCTGCCGTCGATCCCGTCGCTGTCGGCGAGCTACGGGGTCGCCCGGCAGACCGTGCAGCGCGCGTTCGACCAGCTGCGCGTCGAGGGACTGGTGCTGACCAAGCCCGGCTCCGGCACGTTCGTGCGCGGCAGCCGCCGGCAGATGCACCGGCTGTCCCGCTCCCGGTACGGGCGGGCCCGCGGGTACCACCGCGACATGCCGGTGCGGTACCGGCAGCGGGTCATCTCGGCCGGCACCGAGGCCTGCCCGGACGACGTGGCCCGCGCGTTCGGCGTCGAGGTCGGCACCCCGCTCGTCCTGCGCCGGCACGTGCTCTACCTGGGCGACCAGCCGGCGGAGGTCGGGGCGAGCTGGCTGCGGCCGGCCGACGTCGCGGGCAGCGGGCTGGACACCCTGGACGCGCCGCGCGGGCCGCTCTACCTGGCCGTCGAGGAGGCCACCGGCCGGCGCTACACCAAGGCCAGCGACCACATCACCGCCAGGCAGCCGAGCCGTACCGAGGCGGAGCTGTTGCAGATCCGGCCGGACACGCCGGTGCTCGCGCTGCTGCACGTGGCCCGGGACGAGCGCGGCGAGGTGCTGGAGGTCAGCCAGGCCACCTGGCCGGGGCCGGGCACCATGCTGGTCGACGAGTACCCGGTGCCGCAGGGGCCGGAGCGCCCCGACCCGCGCGAGGACGACGGCGGCTTCGACATCGTGCTCGCCTGA